From the Pseudomonas sp. SORT22 genome, one window contains:
- a CDS encoding ABC transporter substrate-binding protein has protein sequence MRKSISRLAASIGLGASLLAGSLVAPATAQAEGEIRVAEQFGIVYLLLNVVRDQNLIEKHGKAQGIDIKVDWTQLSGGAAINDALLSGSVDIAGAGVGPLLTIWDRTQGRQNVKAVASLGNFPYYLVSSNPKVKTIADFSEKDRIALPAVGVSVQSRFLQYAAAKQWGDKEYNRLDKYTLAVPHPDATAALLAGGTELNAHFSNPPFQDQVLANKDVHVVLNTYDLLGPNSPTVLFATEKFRNDNPKTYKAFVDALAEAAEFAQNDKAAAADTYIRVTKAKIDREALLKIIDNPQYEFSVTPKNTYPLAEFLYRVGAIKHKPESWKDYFFQDEKPLQGS, from the coding sequence ATGCGCAAATCAATCAGCCGCCTGGCGGCCAGTATCGGCCTGGGTGCCAGCCTGCTCGCCGGCAGCCTGGTGGCGCCGGCCACGGCCCAGGCCGAAGGTGAAATCCGCGTTGCCGAGCAGTTCGGCATCGTTTACTTGCTGCTCAACGTGGTGCGCGATCAGAACCTGATCGAAAAACACGGCAAGGCGCAGGGCATCGACATCAAGGTCGACTGGACGCAATTGTCGGGCGGCGCTGCGATCAACGACGCCTTGCTCTCAGGCTCGGTGGACATCGCCGGTGCCGGCGTCGGCCCGCTGCTGACCATCTGGGACCGCACCCAGGGCCGCCAGAACGTCAAGGCCGTGGCTTCGCTGGGCAACTTCCCTTATTACCTGGTGAGCAGCAACCCGAAGGTCAAGACCATCGCCGACTTCAGCGAGAAAGACCGCATCGCCCTGCCGGCGGTGGGTGTCTCGGTGCAGTCGCGCTTTTTGCAGTACGCCGCCGCCAAGCAGTGGGGCGACAAGGAATACAACCGCCTCGACAAATACACCCTGGCCGTCCCCCATCCGGATGCCACCGCAGCCTTGCTGGCCGGCGGCACCGAGCTGAACGCGCACTTCTCCAACCCGCCGTTCCAGGACCAGGTATTGGCCAACAAGGACGTGCACGTGGTGCTCAACACCTACGACCTGCTCGGCCCGAACTCGCCGACCGTGCTGTTCGCCACCGAAAAATTCCGCAACGACAACCCCAAGACCTACAAAGCCTTTGTTGATGCCCTGGCTGAAGCCGCCGAGTTTGCCCAGAACGACAAGGCAGCCGCAGCTGACACCTACATTCGCGTGACCAAGGCCAAGATCGACCGCGAGGCATTGCTGAAGATCATCGACAACCCGCAGTACGAGTTCAGCGTGACGCCGAAAAACACCTACCCGCTGGCCGAATTCCTCTACCGCGTGGGCGCGATCAAGCACAAACCCGAATCCTGGAAAGACTACTTCTTCCAGGACGAGAAACCGCTGCAAGGGAGCTGA
- a CDS encoding HlyD family secretion protein, with product MKKPLLTLGRVVLTLLVVTLATVLVWQMVMYYMFAPWTRDGHIRADVIQIAPDVSGLIQQVEVRDNQVVKRGDVLFTIDQDRFHLALRQAQATLAERKETLAQAQREARRNRGLGNLVAAEQLEESQSRQARAESALAEAQVAVDAAQLNLDRSVVRSPVDGYLNDRAPRAHEFVSAGRPVLSVVDSDSYHVDGYFEETKLAGIHIGQAVDIRVLGDNTRLSGRVQSIAAGIEDRDRSSGANLLPNVNPAFSWVRLAQRIPVRIAFDEVPADFRMIAGRTATVSILEDKGQ from the coding sequence ATGAAAAAACCCTTGTTGACCCTGGGCCGCGTGGTCCTGACCCTGCTGGTAGTGACGCTGGCGACCGTGTTGGTCTGGCAGATGGTCATGTACTACATGTTCGCCCCCTGGACCCGGGACGGGCACATCCGCGCCGACGTGATCCAGATCGCCCCTGATGTTTCCGGTTTGATCCAGCAGGTAGAGGTACGCGACAACCAGGTGGTCAAGCGTGGCGACGTGCTGTTCACCATCGACCAGGACCGCTTCCACCTGGCCCTGCGCCAGGCCCAGGCGACCCTGGCTGAGCGCAAGGAAACCCTGGCCCAGGCCCAGCGCGAAGCCCGGCGTAATCGTGGCCTGGGTAACCTGGTGGCCGCCGAGCAACTGGAAGAGAGCCAGTCGCGCCAGGCCCGCGCCGAATCGGCCCTGGCCGAAGCCCAGGTGGCGGTGGATGCTGCGCAGTTGAACCTCGACCGTTCGGTGGTGCGCAGCCCGGTTGATGGCTACCTCAACGACCGCGCGCCGCGTGCCCACGAATTCGTCAGCGCCGGGCGGCCGGTGCTGTCGGTGGTCGACAGCGACTCCTACCACGTCGATGGCTACTTCGAAGAAACCAAGCTGGCCGGCATTCACATCGGCCAGGCTGTGGATATCCGCGTGCTCGGCGACAACACCCGACTGAGCGGGCGGGTGCAGAGCATTGCCGCCGGTATCGAGGACCGCGACCGCAGCAGCGGCGCCAACCTGCTGCCCAACGTCAACCCGGCGTTCAGCTGGGTGCGCCTGGCCCAGCGGATCCCTGTGCGGATTGCCTTCGATGAGGTGCCGGCAGACTTTCGCATGATCGCCGGGCGTACGGCGACGGTGTCGATCCTTGAGGACAAGGGCCAATGA
- a CDS encoding DUF1656 domain-containing protein has protein sequence MIGDLDISGVFLPTLLVMMVVTYLLFLGVHALLNRVHFYRLVWHRALFNVALYAVLLGTVDHFCRNLMLP, from the coding sequence GTGATCGGAGATCTGGATATCAGCGGGGTGTTCCTGCCCACGCTGCTGGTGATGATGGTCGTCACCTATTTGCTGTTTCTCGGTGTGCACGCGTTGCTCAACCGCGTGCATTTCTACCGCCTGGTCTGGCACCGGGCGTTGTTCAACGTTGCGCTTTACGCCGTGCTGCTCGGCACGGTCGATCACTTTTGCCGAAACCTGATGCTGCCATGA
- a CDS encoding TauD/TfdA family dioxygenase, translated as MSAASNALSSIDSAQQQAFEILPFSGAVGAEIIGLDLSKPVSGEDFTRIHRAHLDHHVLVFRDQRISPEQQIAFSRRFGELQIHVLKQFLLSGHPQILIVSNIVENGQNIGLGDAGKFWHSDLSYKELPSLGSMLHAQELPSEGGDTLFADMHKAWDGLPEALRKAVEGRSAAHSYTARYSETKFEGNWRPTLTAEQLAQVQEVIHPVVRTHPENGRKALFVSEGFTTRIVGLPDDESRQILTELYAHSVLEQNIYRHQWQPHDLVFWDNRSLIHLASGCPAHLRRKLYRTTIQGDAPF; from the coding sequence ATGTCAGCGGCCTCTAACGCCTTGTCGTCCATCGACAGCGCACAGCAGCAAGCCTTCGAAATCCTGCCGTTCAGTGGTGCCGTCGGCGCCGAGATCATCGGCCTGGACCTGAGCAAACCCGTCAGCGGCGAAGATTTCACCCGGATCCACCGGGCTCATCTCGACCACCATGTGCTGGTGTTTCGCGACCAGCGCATCAGCCCCGAACAACAGATCGCCTTCAGCCGCCGTTTTGGTGAGCTGCAGATCCACGTGCTCAAGCAGTTCCTGCTCAGCGGCCACCCGCAAATCCTCATCGTCTCCAACATCGTCGAGAACGGGCAGAACATTGGCCTGGGCGACGCCGGCAAGTTCTGGCACTCGGACCTGTCATACAAGGAACTGCCAAGCCTGGGCTCGATGCTGCACGCCCAGGAGCTGCCCAGCGAAGGCGGCGACACCCTGTTCGCCGACATGCACAAAGCCTGGGACGGCCTGCCCGAGGCCCTGCGCAAAGCCGTTGAAGGCCGCAGCGCCGCGCATTCCTATACCGCTCGCTACAGCGAAACCAAGTTCGAAGGCAACTGGCGCCCGACCCTGACTGCCGAGCAACTGGCGCAGGTGCAGGAAGTGATTCACCCGGTGGTGCGCACCCACCCGGAAAACGGCCGCAAGGCGCTGTTTGTCAGCGAAGGCTTCACCACCCGCATCGTTGGCCTGCCCGACGATGAAAGCCGGCAGATCCTGACCGAGCTCTACGCCCACAGCGTGCTCGAGCAGAACATCTACCGCCACCAATGGCAGCCCCATGACCTGGTGTTCTGGGACAACCGCTCGTTGATCCACCTGGCCAGCGGCTGCCCTGCACACCTGCGCCGCAAGCTGTACCGCACCACCATCCAGGGCGATGCCCCGTTCTGA
- a CDS encoding FUSC family protein, with translation MNGFFSSMPPARDWFYGVRTFAASMIALYIALLMQLPRPYWAMATVYIVSSPFVGPTSSKALYRAMGTLLGAAGAVFLVPLLVQTPVLLTVAVALWTGTLLFLSLHLRTANSYALMLAGYTLPMIALPVVDDPLAVFDIASSRAQEICLGIVCAAVVGAIFWPRRLTPVLVGATGNWFNEAIRYSDTFLAREATADKVGGLRASMVTTFNSLELMIGQLSHEGARPQTVKNARELRGRMIHLLPVIDALDDALLALEGRAPAQSEQLQPLLSEARAWLQGTAQDPSPARWSALRAHIEHMQPSAAALDERASLLLSNALYRLAEWADLWQDCCSLQHAIRNEDLSPWRAVYRHWRLGRLTPFFDRGLMLYSVFSTVSAIIVATTLWILLGWGDGGSAVILAAVACSFFAAMDDPAPQIYRFFFWTSLSVLFASLYLFLVLPNLHDFPMLVLAFAIPCICVGTLTVQPRFYLGTLLTIVNTASFISIQGAYDANFLTFINANLAGPVGLLFAFVWTLVVRPFGVELAAKRLTRFSWHDIVGMTQPATLAEHRHLGVQMLDRLMQQLPRLTQTGQDTGTALRDLRVGLNLLDLLAYMPRVGAQPRQLLERVVEEVGEHFQACLHARRRLHAPEVLLQSMERARRALNLNDLADSAEARVHLLHALSGLRLALLPGVEVVLEPSDDQQQLPYGIDGAPL, from the coding sequence GTGAACGGTTTTTTCAGCTCGATGCCGCCGGCGCGCGACTGGTTCTACGGGGTGCGCACCTTCGCCGCGTCGATGATCGCCCTGTACATCGCCTTGCTCATGCAACTGCCCCGGCCTTACTGGGCCATGGCTACGGTGTATATCGTCTCCAGCCCGTTCGTCGGGCCCACCAGTTCCAAGGCCCTGTATCGCGCCATGGGCACCTTGCTCGGCGCTGCCGGGGCGGTGTTCCTGGTGCCGCTGCTGGTGCAGACGCCAGTGCTTTTGACCGTCGCCGTGGCGCTGTGGACCGGCACCTTGCTGTTCCTCTCGCTGCACCTGCGCACCGCCAACAGCTATGCGCTGATGCTGGCCGGCTACACCCTGCCGATGATCGCCCTGCCGGTGGTCGACGACCCGCTGGCAGTGTTCGACATTGCCTCGTCGCGGGCCCAGGAGATCTGCCTGGGCATCGTCTGTGCGGCAGTGGTCGGAGCGATCTTCTGGCCACGGCGCCTGACCCCGGTGCTGGTTGGCGCCACTGGCAACTGGTTCAACGAGGCGATCCGCTACAGCGATACCTTCCTGGCCCGCGAGGCGACTGCCGATAAAGTCGGCGGCTTGCGTGCCTCGATGGTCACCACCTTCAACTCGCTGGAGCTGATGATCGGCCAGTTGTCCCATGAAGGCGCACGGCCGCAAACGGTGAAGAATGCCCGCGAGCTACGTGGGCGGATGATCCACCTGCTACCGGTGATCGATGCCCTCGACGACGCCTTGCTCGCCCTCGAAGGCCGTGCCCCGGCCCAGAGCGAACAGCTGCAGCCATTGCTGAGCGAAGCCCGCGCCTGGCTGCAGGGCACCGCGCAGGATCCATCGCCGGCACGCTGGTCGGCGTTGCGTGCGCACATCGAACATATGCAACCGAGCGCCGCCGCCCTTGATGAGCGCGCCTCGCTGCTGCTGTCCAACGCGCTCTATCGCCTGGCTGAATGGGCCGACCTGTGGCAAGACTGTTGCAGCCTGCAGCACGCCATCCGCAACGAAGACCTCTCGCCCTGGCGCGCGGTGTATCGGCACTGGCGCCTGGGCCGGCTGACGCCGTTCTTCGACCGGGGGCTGATGCTCTACTCGGTGTTCTCCACCGTCAGCGCGATCATCGTTGCCACCACCCTGTGGATTTTGCTCGGCTGGGGCGACGGCGGCAGCGCGGTGATTCTCGCCGCCGTGGCCTGCAGCTTCTTTGCCGCCATGGACGATCCGGCGCCGCAGATCTACCGGTTCTTCTTCTGGACTTCGCTGTCGGTGCTGTTTGCCAGCCTTTACCTGTTTCTGGTGCTGCCCAACCTGCATGACTTTCCGATGCTGGTGCTGGCCTTCGCCATACCGTGCATCTGCGTCGGCACCCTGACCGTGCAGCCGCGCTTCTACCTGGGCACCTTGCTGACTATCGTCAACACCGCCTCGTTCATCAGCATCCAGGGCGCCTACGACGCCAACTTCCTGACCTTCATCAACGCCAACCTGGCCGGGCCGGTGGGCTTGCTGTTCGCCTTCGTCTGGACCCTGGTGGTGCGCCCGTTCGGCGTTGAGCTTGCGGCCAAGCGCCTGACCCGTTTCAGCTGGCACGACATCGTCGGCATGACCCAGCCGGCCACGCTGGCTGAGCACCGGCACCTGGGCGTGCAGATGCTCGACCGGCTGATGCAGCAACTGCCGCGCCTGACCCAGACCGGCCAGGACACCGGCACCGCCCTGCGAGACCTGCGCGTGGGCCTGAACCTGCTCGACCTGCTGGCCTATATGCCACGGGTCGGCGCGCAGCCGCGCCAGTTGCTGGAGCGGGTGGTGGAAGAGGTGGGCGAACACTTTCAGGCCTGCCTGCACGCGCGCCGTCGGCTGCACGCGCCCGAGGTGCTGTTGCAGAGCATGGAGCGCGCCCGTCGCGCCCTCAACCTCAACGACCTGGCCGACAGCGCCGAGGCCCGGGTGCACCTGTTGCACGCCTTGAGCGGCCTGCGCCTGGCGCTGTTGCCGGGGGTCGAGGTGGTGCTTGAGCCCTCCGACGATCAGCAACAACTGCCCTATGGCATCGATGGAGCGCCGCTGTGA
- a CDS encoding WYL domain-containing protein, with product MPSATTRATLSRQWELLRQLPSRSPGITSAELVGRLQDAGFTISKRSIERDLNELSLIFPLERNDKSIPYGWHWAANACIELRGISVSEALSLALVEEAVRPLLPGSMLKVLDPRFSHARQKLEHLSGANKVARWLDKVASVRPDMNMQAPEVPDSILETVQHALLEEYQLHCQYYSAHNDKLSELTLNPLALIQRGQVSYLIATAAPYTDIRQFAVHRFRKLRILDSPTEGLRAFDLQAYLRSDALQFGDTDKIELQAWISDNLARLVRETPLSADMHLTPLDAGHRLKATVSNSWQLRWWLLSQGDGLIVEQPLSLRQQIAETLNNAAAQYQSA from the coding sequence TTGCCCTCCGCCACGACACGCGCCACCCTCAGCCGCCAATGGGAGTTGCTGCGCCAGTTGCCCAGCCGCTCACCGGGCATTACCAGTGCCGAGCTGGTTGGCCGCCTGCAGGACGCAGGATTCACCATCAGCAAGCGCAGCATCGAACGCGATCTCAACGAGCTTTCGCTGATTTTTCCGCTGGAGCGCAACGACAAGAGCATCCCGTACGGCTGGCACTGGGCAGCCAACGCCTGCATTGAATTGCGCGGTATCAGTGTCAGTGAGGCGCTGAGCCTGGCGCTGGTGGAAGAGGCGGTACGCCCGCTGTTGCCGGGGAGCATGCTCAAGGTGTTGGACCCGCGCTTCAGCCATGCCCGGCAGAAGCTCGAACACCTGTCGGGAGCGAACAAGGTGGCGCGCTGGCTGGACAAGGTCGCCAGCGTACGCCCGGACATGAACATGCAGGCCCCGGAAGTGCCCGACAGTATCCTCGAGACCGTGCAGCATGCGCTGCTTGAGGAATACCAGCTGCACTGCCAGTACTACTCGGCGCACAACGACAAGCTCAGCGAACTGACCCTCAACCCGCTGGCGTTGATTCAGCGCGGCCAGGTCAGCTACCTGATTGCCACCGCTGCGCCCTATACCGACATACGCCAGTTCGCCGTGCATCGCTTTCGCAAACTGCGCATTCTCGACAGCCCCACCGAAGGCCTGCGCGCCTTCGACCTGCAAGCGTACCTGCGCAGCGACGCCCTGCAGTTCGGCGATACCGACAAGATCGAACTGCAGGCCTGGATCAGCGACAACCTCGCCCGCCTGGTGCGCGAGACGCCGCTGTCGGCCGATATGCACCTGACCCCGCTGGACGCCGGGCACCGCCTCAAAGCTACCGTCAGCAACAGCTGGCAGCTGCGCTGGTGGCTACTGAGCCAGGGTGACGGGCTGATCGTCGAGCAGCCCCTGAGCCTGCGCCAGCAAATTGCCGAAACCCTCAACAATGCTGCGGCGCAGTACCAAAGCGCCTGA
- a CDS encoding MarR family transcriptional regulator, with protein sequence MTLDALQLNISSGMVVAGRHWRRICQATLAGYGISEACAVPLLMIVRLGDGVHQVAVAQAAGLESPSLVRLLDQLCNAGFVCRTEDPVDRRAKALSLTASGRVLAEAIEGELVRLRREVLQGIDEADLLATLRVLRAFEDAAQRTPGVPT encoded by the coding sequence ATGACCCTCGACGCACTGCAACTCAACATCAGCAGCGGCATGGTGGTGGCCGGCCGGCACTGGCGGCGCATCTGCCAGGCGACCCTGGCCGGCTACGGCATTTCCGAAGCCTGCGCGGTCCCTTTGCTGATGATCGTGCGCCTGGGCGATGGCGTGCACCAGGTCGCCGTAGCCCAGGCGGCGGGGCTCGAAAGCCCGTCGCTGGTGCGCCTGCTCGACCAGCTGTGCAATGCAGGCTTTGTCTGCCGTACGGAAGATCCGGTCGATCGCCGGGCCAAGGCCCTGAGCCTGACCGCCAGCGGTCGGGTATTGGCCGAAGCCATCGAAGGCGAACTGGTGCGCCTGCGCCGCGAAGTGCTGCAGGGCATCGACGAAGCCGACCTGCTGGCCACCCTGCGTGTGCTGCGCGCCTTCGAAGACGCTGCCCAGCGCACCCCGGGCGTGCCGACGTGA
- a CDS encoding tetratricopeptide repeat protein has translation MSAASNIYPLLERLLPERIIPAPGRPGRLQRLYAGVGMPSQRAVLGESFALISRLDEASDLQAVYDDLRAQALEGNVGALNDLGWIWLNGKYWRADPTLAGHLLRMAALQGSAAAWFNLGQQHYFGKGVEVAYASAAEYYQQAFERGLEHAAAALGDLYEEEICDSDSQDWQVDLQQAYRWFLRGAQRGDARCRFEVGYRLLHGLTVNVDSKAAVYWLELAAVAGVMQAAEELAVHFSEVNNALRYLFWREQAISLGSKLALNMKLDDQLQP, from the coding sequence ATGTCAGCTGCAAGCAACATCTACCCACTGCTTGAGCGCCTGTTGCCCGAGCGGATCATCCCTGCGCCCGGCCGCCCTGGCCGCCTGCAGCGGTTGTACGCCGGGGTCGGCATGCCCAGCCAGCGGGCAGTGCTGGGCGAGAGTTTCGCCCTGATCAGCCGCCTGGACGAAGCCAGCGACCTGCAGGCGGTGTACGACGACCTGCGCGCCCAGGCCCTGGAAGGCAACGTCGGCGCGCTCAACGACCTGGGCTGGATCTGGCTCAATGGCAAGTACTGGCGCGCCGACCCGACCCTGGCCGGGCACCTGCTGCGTATGGCGGCCCTGCAGGGCAGTGCCGCAGCCTGGTTCAACCTCGGCCAGCAGCATTACTTCGGCAAGGGAGTGGAGGTCGCCTATGCCAGTGCGGCGGAGTACTACCAGCAGGCGTTCGAGCGTGGCCTGGAACACGCCGCCGCGGCGTTGGGTGATCTCTACGAAGAAGAAATCTGTGACAGCGACAGCCAGGACTGGCAGGTCGACCTGCAGCAGGCCTACCGCTGGTTCCTGCGCGGCGCCCAGCGCGGTGACGCACGCTGCCGCTTCGAGGTCGGCTATCGCCTGCTGCATGGGCTGACGGTCAACGTCGACAGCAAGGCCGCCGTGTACTGGCTGGAACTGGCCGCCGTGGCCGGAGTGATGCAGGCTGCCGAAGAGCTGGCGGTGCATTTCAGCGAGGTCAACAACGCCCTGCGTTACCTGTTCTGGCGCGAGCAGGCGATCAGCCTGGGCAGCAAGCTGGCGCTGAACATGAAGCTGGACGATCAACTGCAACCTTGA
- a CDS encoding ABC transporter ATP-binding protein — protein sequence MNTPLPGHTVSKLSSVATPPLLQVDNLSLEYRTAQRVVRATHQVSFEVDKADRFVLLGPSGCGKSTLLKAVAGFIEPREGQIRLQGQAVHGPGPDRIVVFQEFDQLPPWKTVKHNVMFPLLASGTLKRKEAEQRALHYLEKVGLAGFADAYPHTLSGGMKARVAIARALAMQPKILLMDEPFAALDALTRRKMQEELLLLWEEVRFTLLFVTHSIEEALVVGNRILLLSPHPGRVRAEIHSHQYNLQSLGASDFQASARRIHRLLFDDDAQVEHDPALGFADIRIAY from the coding sequence ATGAACACCCCATTGCCAGGCCACACGGTCAGCAAGCTGAGCAGCGTCGCCACGCCGCCGCTGCTGCAGGTGGATAACCTAAGCCTCGAATACCGCACCGCGCAGCGCGTGGTGCGGGCTACCCACCAGGTCAGTTTCGAAGTGGACAAAGCCGACCGCTTTGTCCTGCTCGGGCCTTCGGGCTGCGGCAAGTCGACCCTGCTCAAGGCGGTGGCCGGCTTCATCGAGCCCCGGGAAGGGCAGATCCGCCTGCAGGGCCAGGCCGTGCATGGCCCGGGCCCGGATCGCATCGTGGTGTTCCAGGAATTCGACCAGCTGCCGCCGTGGAAAACCGTCAAGCACAACGTGATGTTCCCGTTGCTCGCCTCGGGCACGCTCAAGCGCAAGGAGGCAGAACAGCGCGCCTTGCATTACCTGGAAAAGGTCGGTCTGGCGGGTTTCGCTGATGCCTATCCGCATACCCTGTCGGGCGGCATGAAAGCCCGCGTGGCGATTGCCCGGGCGCTGGCCATGCAGCCAAAGATCCTGCTGATGGACGAACCCTTCGCCGCCCTCGACGCCTTGACCCGGCGCAAGATGCAGGAAGAGTTGCTGCTGCTCTGGGAAGAGGTGCGCTTCACCCTGTTGTTCGTTACCCATTCGATCGAAGAGGCGCTGGTGGTCGGCAACCGCATCCTCCTGCTGTCGCCCCATCCGGGCCGGGTACGCGCTGAAATCCACAGCCACCAGTACAACCTGCAAAGCCTTGGCGCCAGTGATTTCCAGGCCTCGGCGCGGCGTATCCACCGCTTGCTGTTCGACGATGATGCCCAGGTCGAGCACGACCCGGCGCTGGGTTTCGCCGACATTCGCATTGCCTACTGA
- a CDS encoding ABC transporter permease, producing MTTIVTPRQEYEVVLEPLLSVPLERQLPLGQRLWQQGWLRKGLILILLALAWEAIARYQGNDLLLPSFLQTAAALYDGLLSGELLAKVGVSLVVLLKGYLLGIVLAFGLTSLAVSTQFGRDLLSTLTSMFNPLPAIALLPLALLWFGLGDNSLIFVLVHSVLWALALNTYAGFLGVSETLRMAGRNYGLRGLRLVVHILIPAALPSILSGLKIGWAFAWRTLIAAELVFGATSGKGGLGWYIFQNRNELYTDKVFAGLAVVILIGLLVESLVFNTLERITVRRWGMQR from the coding sequence ATGACCACGATTGTTACGCCGCGTCAGGAATACGAAGTGGTTCTCGAACCGCTGCTCAGCGTTCCGCTTGAGCGCCAATTGCCGCTCGGCCAACGCCTCTGGCAACAGGGCTGGCTGCGCAAGGGCCTGATCCTGATTCTGCTGGCTCTGGCCTGGGAAGCCATCGCCCGCTATCAGGGCAACGACCTGCTGCTGCCGAGCTTTTTACAAACCGCCGCGGCCCTGTACGACGGCCTGCTCAGCGGCGAGTTGCTGGCCAAGGTTGGGGTGTCACTGGTGGTGCTGCTCAAGGGTTACCTACTGGGCATCGTTCTAGCTTTTGGCCTGACCAGCCTGGCGGTGTCGACCCAGTTCGGCCGCGACCTGCTCAGCACCCTGACCTCGATGTTCAACCCCTTGCCGGCGATTGCCTTGCTGCCCTTGGCGCTGCTGTGGTTCGGCCTGGGCGACAACAGCCTGATCTTTGTGCTGGTGCACTCGGTGCTCTGGGCCCTGGCGCTGAATACCTACGCCGGCTTTCTCGGCGTCTCCGAGACCCTGCGCATGGCCGGGCGCAACTATGGCCTGCGCGGCTTGCGCCTGGTCGTGCATATCCTGATTCCGGCGGCGCTGCCGTCGATCCTCTCGGGGCTGAAGATTGGCTGGGCCTTTGCCTGGCGCACGCTGATCGCCGCCGAGCTGGTGTTCGGCGCCACCAGCGGCAAGGGCGGGCTGGGCTGGTACATCTTCCAGAACCGCAACGAGCTGTACACCGATAAGGTGTTCGCTGGCCTTGCGGTGGTGATCTTGATCGGCTTGCTGGTCGAGAGCCTGGTGTTCAACACCCTGGAGCGCATCACTGTGCGTCGCTGGGGCATGCAGCGCTGA